The Streptomyces phaeolivaceus genome has a window encoding:
- the urtC gene encoding urea ABC transporter permease subunit UrtC, translated as MTTTTPLPEKTVPDPAEPPPSLLDRFRVPGAFLLGAVLLLGVAPLALSDFRLNLLAKYLCYAIVAVGVSLAWGRGGLLVLGQGVFFGLGGYAMAMHLKLADAADTGQTLPDFMQLYGTGDTLPWWWQPFANPLFALAMTVLLPMAVAALVGFFVFRRRVKGAYFAILSQALAAALAIWLVGQQATTGGTNGLTDIQGFFGYDLNDPVNQKMVYFIIAAVLLLLMALARQLFVSRYGELLVAVRDSEERVRFLGYDPAGVKLVAYVVAAGMAGLAGALFVPAVGIISPALIGIVPSIGFVIGAAVGGRASLVGAVLGALAVAWAQSTLSDAFPAAWTYLQGLLFVLAVGFLPGGLASLAVVVRRRRTPRTTTTTAAPTGGTA; from the coding sequence ATGACGACGACAACTCCCCTTCCCGAGAAGACCGTTCCCGACCCGGCGGAGCCACCTCCCTCTCTCCTGGACCGCTTCCGCGTCCCGGGCGCCTTCCTCCTCGGCGCCGTCCTGCTGCTGGGCGTCGCCCCGCTCGCCCTCTCCGACTTCCGGCTCAACCTCCTCGCCAAATACCTGTGTTACGCGATCGTCGCGGTCGGCGTCAGCCTCGCCTGGGGGCGCGGCGGACTGCTCGTCCTCGGCCAGGGCGTCTTCTTCGGCCTCGGCGGCTACGCCATGGCGATGCACCTCAAGCTCGCCGACGCCGCCGACACCGGCCAGACGCTGCCCGACTTCATGCAGCTCTACGGCACCGGCGACACCCTGCCGTGGTGGTGGCAGCCGTTCGCCAACCCGCTGTTCGCGCTCGCCATGACCGTGCTGCTGCCGATGGCGGTCGCCGCGCTGGTCGGCTTCTTCGTCTTCCGCCGCCGGGTGAAGGGCGCCTACTTCGCGATCCTCAGCCAGGCGCTGGCCGCCGCCCTCGCCATCTGGCTGGTCGGCCAGCAGGCCACCACCGGCGGCACCAACGGCCTCACCGACATCCAGGGCTTCTTCGGCTACGACCTCAACGACCCGGTCAACCAGAAGATGGTGTACTTCATCATCGCCGCCGTGCTCCTGCTGCTGATGGCGCTCGCCCGGCAGCTGTTCGTCAGCCGCTACGGCGAACTCCTCGTCGCCGTACGGGACTCCGAGGAACGCGTCCGCTTCCTCGGCTACGACCCGGCAGGCGTCAAGCTCGTCGCGTACGTCGTCGCGGCCGGAATGGCGGGCCTCGCGGGCGCCCTGTTCGTCCCTGCGGTCGGCATCATCTCCCCGGCCCTGATCGGCATCGTCCCGTCCATCGGCTTCGTGATCGGCGCGGCGGTGGGCGGCCGGGCCTCCCTGGTGGGCGCCGTACTCGGCGCGCTCGCGGTGGCCTGGGCGCAGAGCACCCTCTCCGACGCCTTCCCCGCCGCGTGGACCTATCTCCAGGGCCTGCTGTTCGTCCTCGCGGTCGGCTTCCTGCCCGGCGGCCTCGCCTCCCTGGCGGTCGTGGTGCGCCGGCGCCGTACCCCCAGGACGACCACCACGACCGCGGCCCCGACAGGAGGAACGGCATGA
- the urtB gene encoding urea ABC transporter permease subunit UrtB, whose product MTVILNQSFTGISIGAVLLLIALGLTLTFGQMGVINMAHGEFIMAGAYTTYVLQKSISGAGASLLVALPVAFLVAGAMGALLEWLLIRRLYTRPLDTLLVTWGVSLMLQQLARDIFGAPNVQTAAPDLLTGNISVGGITFANNRLFILGLALLCVLGLTLILRLTPLGRRIRAVVQNRDLAEVSGIATERVDRTTFFIGSGLAGVAGVALTLVGPIGPTMGTNYIVDAFLVVVVGGVAQLKGSVITAFALGVLQSVLEYSTTVSVAKVVVLVAIVAFLQWRPQGLYTLRTRSLA is encoded by the coding sequence ATGACGGTCATCCTCAATCAATCCTTCACCGGCATCAGCATCGGCGCCGTCCTCCTGCTCATCGCCCTCGGCCTGACCCTCACCTTCGGTCAGATGGGCGTGATCAACATGGCGCACGGCGAGTTCATCATGGCCGGCGCGTACACCACGTACGTGCTGCAGAAGTCCATCAGCGGCGCCGGTGCCTCCCTCCTCGTCGCCCTGCCCGTCGCCTTCCTCGTCGCCGGAGCCATGGGCGCGCTGCTGGAATGGCTGCTCATCCGGCGCCTCTACACCCGTCCCCTGGACACCCTGCTGGTCACCTGGGGCGTCTCCCTGATGCTCCAGCAGCTGGCCCGGGACATCTTCGGCGCCCCGAACGTCCAGACCGCCGCGCCCGACCTCCTCACCGGCAACATCTCGGTCGGCGGCATCACCTTCGCCAACAACCGGCTGTTCATCCTCGGCCTCGCCCTGCTCTGCGTCCTCGGCCTCACCCTGATCCTGCGGCTGACCCCGCTGGGCCGCCGTATCCGCGCCGTCGTGCAGAACCGGGACCTCGCCGAGGTGTCCGGTATCGCGACCGAACGCGTGGACCGTACGACGTTCTTCATCGGCTCCGGTCTCGCGGGCGTGGCCGGTGTCGCGCTCACCCTGGTCGGCCCGATCGGTCCGACGATGGGCACCAACTACATCGTCGACGCCTTCCTGGTCGTGGTCGTCGGCGGTGTCGCCCAGCTCAAGGGCAGTGTCATCACCGCCTTCGCGCTCGGCGTGCTGCAGTCGGTCCTCGAATACTCGACGACGGTCAGTGTCGCCAAGGTCGTCGTGCTCGTGGCGATCGTCGCCTTCCTGCAATGGCGACCCCAGGGCCTGTACACACTGCGCACCCGGAGCCTGGCATGA
- the urtA gene encoding urea ABC transporter substrate-binding protein, with amino-acid sequence MSGIGISRRGLLAGASALGTTAALSACGAKTGSGTSSNAGAQADTSGDTVKVGLLNSLSGTMAISEVTVHNALLLAVKEINAAGGVLGKKLKPISQDGASDWPTFAEKAEALITDDKVVATFGCWTSASRKAVKPVFERYKSLLFYPVQYEGLEQSPYIFYIGATTNQQIVPALDYLKKQGLTRLYLVGSDYVFPRTANKIIKAYAEAQGMKVVGEDYAPLGSTEFGTIVNKVKDAGADAVFNTLNGDSNVAFFKEYKSAGLTAKSLPVLSVSIAEEEVKSIGTQYLEGQLTAWNYYETTPGAANTEFVAAYQAAYGKDKPTSDPMEAAYISVYLWKEMVEKAGSFDVAKVKKAADGIELDAPEGKVTVDGATQHVYKTARIGKIGSDGLIEEVWNSGKPIAPDPYLKGYDWAAGLS; translated from the coding sequence ATGTCCGGGATCGGCATCAGCAGACGAGGTCTTCTCGCGGGCGCCTCGGCGCTCGGTACGACCGCCGCCCTCAGCGCGTGCGGCGCCAAGACCGGCAGCGGCACCTCGTCGAACGCCGGGGCCCAGGCGGACACCTCCGGCGACACCGTGAAGGTGGGGCTGCTGAACTCGCTCTCCGGCACCATGGCCATCAGCGAGGTCACCGTCCACAACGCGCTGCTGCTCGCGGTGAAGGAGATCAACGCCGCCGGCGGTGTCCTCGGCAAGAAGCTGAAGCCCATCAGTCAGGACGGTGCCTCCGACTGGCCGACCTTCGCGGAGAAGGCGGAGGCCCTGATCACCGACGACAAGGTGGTCGCCACGTTCGGCTGCTGGACCTCCGCCAGCCGCAAGGCCGTCAAGCCGGTCTTCGAACGCTACAAGTCGCTCCTGTTCTACCCCGTGCAGTACGAGGGCCTGGAGCAGTCCCCGTACATCTTCTACATCGGCGCCACCACCAACCAGCAGATCGTGCCCGCCCTCGACTACCTCAAGAAGCAGGGCCTGACACGGCTGTACCTGGTGGGCAGCGACTATGTCTTCCCGCGCACCGCCAACAAGATCATCAAGGCGTACGCGGAGGCCCAGGGTATGAAGGTGGTCGGCGAGGACTACGCGCCGCTCGGCTCCACCGAGTTCGGCACCATCGTCAACAAGGTCAAGGACGCGGGCGCGGACGCCGTGTTCAACACCCTCAACGGCGACAGCAACGTGGCCTTCTTCAAGGAGTACAAGTCCGCCGGGCTCACCGCGAAGAGCCTGCCGGTGCTTTCGGTGTCGATCGCAGAGGAGGAGGTCAAGAGCATCGGGACGCAGTACCTGGAGGGCCAGTTGACCGCCTGGAACTACTACGAGACCACACCGGGCGCCGCCAACACCGAGTTCGTCGCCGCCTATCAGGCCGCGTACGGCAAGGACAAGCCGACCAGCGACCCGATGGAGGCCGCGTACATCTCCGTGTACCTCTGGAAGGAGATGGTCGAGAAGGCCGGTTCCTTCGACGTGGCGAAGGTGAAGAAGGCGGCGGACGGCATCGAACTCGACGCGCCCGAGGGGAAGGTCACGGTCGACGGGGCGACGCAGCACGTCTACAAGACGGCCCGCATCGGAAAGATCGGCTCGGACGGGCTGATCGAGGAGGTCTGGAACTCCGGCAAGCCGATTGCGCCGGACCCGTATCTGAAGGGGTACGACTGGGCCGCCGGTCTGTCGTGA
- a CDS encoding MarR family winged helix-turn-helix transcriptional regulator, translated as MARRPEELLHLLTRAERLSVRRTQSVLEEFDCSVEAWRVLDLLSDGQGHNMTALAEHAFLPAPSLTKLIDQLVDQNLVFRRVDPADRRRVLAHLTPRGLERWQRLAREVRADWTGLEPLGDEDGKRLELLLDRLARTLEAGGSADARGRVSAGRAERAAGRGR; from the coding sequence ATGGCGAGGCGGCCCGAGGAACTGCTCCATCTGCTGACCCGTGCCGAGCGCCTGTCCGTGCGCCGGACGCAGTCCGTGCTGGAGGAGTTCGACTGTTCCGTCGAGGCCTGGCGGGTCCTCGATCTGCTCTCCGACGGGCAGGGGCACAACATGACGGCCCTCGCCGAGCACGCCTTCCTGCCGGCGCCGAGCCTGACCAAGCTGATCGACCAACTCGTCGACCAGAACCTGGTGTTCCGCCGTGTCGACCCCGCCGACCGGCGCCGTGTCCTCGCCCATCTCACGCCGCGCGGCCTGGAGCGATGGCAGCGGCTCGCCCGCGAGGTGCGCGCCGACTGGACCGGCCTGGAGCCACTGGGCGACGAGGACGGGAAGCGGCTGGAACTGCTGCTGGACCGGCTGGCCCGGACCCTGGAGGCCGGGGGGAGCGCCGACGCGCGGGGCCGGGTCAGCGCAGGTCGTGCGGAGCGCGCAGCTGGGCGAGGACGTTGA
- a CDS encoding substrate-binding domain-containing protein, which produces MNRPPPRLHTPEWFTADSSTLNVALVYPMQGPAGIFGPTCGACARLAAEEVNKAGGVLGRELRLIEVDGGAEPSRVAEDVEALVASGAVQGVTGWHISSVRRAVAPRIAHRVPYVYTALYEGGERTEGVFMTSETPSWQLLPAMRLLAESRGVRRWFVVGNNYVWPRHTARAARGYARACRGRVCGEAYLPLGTEDFADVLRRVERADADGVLMLLVGSDAVRFNRAFAASGLDRRCLRLSTLMDENMLLGSGPEATLDLYSTAGFFASLADQNTLDFHGQYAGRFGLQAPVPGSLGESCYEGVLLLAALVERARALDVTAIGAAADTVSYEGPRGLLGLDGRHVRQRIYLAQADGYDFNVLAQLRAPHDLR; this is translated from the coding sequence ATGAATCGGCCACCACCGCGCCTCCACACCCCCGAGTGGTTCACGGCCGACTCCTCGACCCTGAACGTGGCCCTCGTCTACCCGATGCAGGGACCCGCCGGGATCTTCGGCCCCACCTGCGGGGCGTGTGCCCGGCTGGCCGCCGAGGAGGTCAACAAGGCCGGGGGAGTGCTGGGCAGGGAGCTGCGGCTGATCGAGGTCGACGGCGGGGCCGAGCCGTCGCGGGTCGCGGAGGACGTGGAGGCCCTGGTCGCCTCCGGCGCGGTCCAGGGCGTCACCGGCTGGCACATCTCCTCGGTCCGGCGGGCGGTGGCCCCGCGCATCGCCCACCGGGTGCCGTATGTGTACACGGCCCTGTACGAGGGCGGCGAGCGCACCGAGGGCGTCTTCATGACGAGCGAGACACCCTCCTGGCAGCTGCTGCCCGCGATGCGGCTGCTCGCCGAGTCACGCGGGGTGCGCCGCTGGTTCGTCGTCGGCAACAACTACGTATGGCCCCGGCACACCGCTCGGGCGGCCCGGGGCTATGCCCGCGCCTGCCGGGGCCGGGTCTGCGGCGAGGCGTATCTGCCGCTCGGCACCGAGGACTTCGCGGACGTCCTGCGACGCGTCGAGCGGGCCGACGCCGACGGGGTCCTGATGCTGCTGGTCGGCAGTGACGCGGTCCGCTTCAACCGGGCCTTCGCCGCCTCCGGCCTCGACCGGCGGTGCCTCAGGCTGAGCACGCTCATGGACGAGAACATGCTGCTGGGCAGCGGCCCCGAGGCCACCCTCGACCTGTACAGCACCGCCGGGTTCTTCGCCTCCCTCGCCGACCAGAACACCCTGGACTTCCACGGCCAGTACGCCGGCCGCTTCGGCCTCCAGGCACCGGTCCCGGGCAGCCTCGGCGAGTCCTGCTACGAGGGCGTCCTGCTGCTCGCCGCACTCGTCGAGCGGGCCCGCGCCCTGGACGTCACCGCGATCGGGGCCGCCGCCGACACCGTCTCGTACGAGGGGCCGCGCGGACTGCTCGGTCTGGACGGGCGGCATGTGCGCCAGCGCATCTACCTCGCGCAGGCCGACGGCTACGACTTCAACGTCCTCGCCCAGCTGCGCGCTCCGCACGACCTGCGCTGA
- a CDS encoding antibiotic biosynthesis monooxygenase family protein, with translation MKIEIEVYARTRPPRASEEPTRATQTAQPVQTAQPVQAYEPPYYAAVFTAVRTPDRSGFGETNARMEDLVKDIPGYLGMDHAQTPGGLGITVGYFRDADALDRWRTDAEHRAAQRRGRAEWYESYTLHVAKVERSHGFTRA, from the coding sequence ATGAAGATCGAGATCGAGGTGTACGCGCGCACGCGGCCACCGCGTGCCTCCGAGGAGCCCACCCGGGCCACCCAGACCGCGCAGCCCGTCCAGACCGCGCAGCCCGTCCAGGCCTATGAACCCCCGTACTACGCGGCCGTCTTCACCGCGGTGCGGACCCCGGACCGGAGCGGCTTCGGCGAGACCAACGCCCGCATGGAGGACCTGGTGAAGGACATCCCCGGGTACCTGGGGATGGACCACGCCCAGACCCCCGGCGGGCTGGGCATCACCGTCGGCTACTTCCGCGACGCCGACGCCCTCGACCGCTGGCGGACCGACGCCGAGCACCGCGCGGCGCAGCGGCGCGGGCGCGCCGAGTGGTACGAGAGCTACACGCTGCACGTGGCGAAGGTGGAGCGCAGCCACGGGTTCACGCGAGCGTAG
- a CDS encoding LysR family transcriptional regulator: MERPELPVQQVHAFVVLAEELHFGRAAARLGIAQPPLSQQIRRLEDKVGFALFSRGPGRVALTPAGRELLPAARQALGGLADGLAAARDAGSGRAGRLRIGFAASLALTLLPGLLRTFRERFPAVELDIQEMTTTPQLAALREGTIDIGLLREPPADDTELGFSTVLTEPFVAVLPSAHPLAARRVVRVAQLADQPFVLLPRAVGPSLYDRITGVCVAAGFTPRVAQHAVEWQTVCALVETGLGVSLAPESIRRIRLKGVAFRGIGPGTPRTRVAVAWRKDDPDPLVPRLLAALDEGVGLSPSSTSPRSVRTATPAGRRPR; this comes from the coding sequence ATGGAACGTCCCGAACTTCCCGTTCAGCAGGTGCACGCGTTCGTCGTGCTCGCCGAGGAACTGCACTTCGGCCGCGCCGCCGCCCGGCTGGGCATCGCCCAGCCGCCGTTGAGCCAGCAGATCCGGCGGCTGGAGGACAAGGTCGGCTTCGCGCTGTTCAGCCGGGGGCCGGGACGTGTCGCGCTCACCCCGGCGGGCCGGGAGCTTCTGCCGGCGGCCCGGCAGGCCCTCGGCGGCCTCGCGGACGGGCTGGCAGCGGCCCGGGACGCCGGCAGCGGCCGGGCCGGGCGGCTGCGGATCGGCTTCGCCGCCTCCCTCGCCCTGACCCTGCTGCCCGGCCTGCTGCGCACCTTCCGGGAACGGTTCCCCGCCGTGGAGCTGGACATCCAGGAGATGACCACCACCCCGCAACTGGCCGCGCTGCGCGAGGGGACCATCGACATCGGGCTGCTGCGCGAACCGCCCGCCGACGACACGGAACTCGGATTCTCGACCGTGCTGACCGAGCCGTTCGTGGCCGTCCTGCCGTCCGCGCACCCGCTCGCGGCGCGACGCGTCGTCCGTGTCGCGCAGTTGGCGGACCAGCCGTTCGTGCTGCTGCCCCGCGCCGTCGGCCCGTCGCTGTACGACCGGATCACCGGCGTGTGCGTCGCGGCGGGCTTCACACCCCGGGTGGCGCAGCACGCCGTGGAGTGGCAGACGGTCTGTGCCCTGGTGGAGACCGGGCTGGGCGTGTCGCTGGCCCCGGAGAGCATCCGCCGTATCCGTCTCAAGGGCGTCGCCTTCCGCGGGATCGGGCCCGGCACCCCGCGCACCCGGGTCGCCGTCGCCTGGCGGAAGGACGACCCGGATCCGCTGGTCCCCCGTCTGCTGGCCGCGCTCGATGAGGGGGTCGGTCTCAGCCCGTCGTCCACTTCTCCTCGATCCGTCCGAACCGCCACACCAGCAGGGCGACGGCCCAGGTGA
- a CDS encoding Nickel transporter NicT, whose product MTRKEWASLGGMAGFILALHVIGWFTLVVIVAPEHYGVGGKTFGIGMGVTAYTLGMRHAFDADHIAAIDNTTRKLMGEGQRPLSVGFWFSLGHSSIVFALTFLLTLGVKALAGPVRDDDSTLHDITGWLGTTVSGTFLYVIAIINLVVMVGIWKVFREMRSGTFDEAALEERLNSRGLMNRLLGRLMRSITEPWQMFPLGLLFGLGFDTATEVALLVLAGSGAASGLPWYAILCLPILFATGMSLLDTIDGSFMNFAYGWAFSEPVRKVYYNLTITGLSVAVALLIGTVELLGLVAEKAHLHGTFWDWVAGLDLNVIGYVVVGLFVVTWAVALLVWRFGRIEEKWTTG is encoded by the coding sequence CTGACCCGAAAGGAGTGGGCGAGCCTCGGCGGGATGGCCGGATTCATCCTGGCGCTGCATGTCATCGGCTGGTTCACGCTCGTGGTGATCGTCGCCCCCGAGCACTACGGCGTCGGCGGCAAGACCTTCGGCATCGGCATGGGCGTCACCGCCTACACCCTGGGCATGCGGCACGCCTTCGACGCCGACCACATCGCCGCCATCGACAACACCACCCGCAAACTGATGGGTGAGGGGCAGCGCCCGCTGTCGGTCGGTTTCTGGTTCTCCCTCGGCCACTCGTCGATCGTCTTCGCCCTCACCTTCCTCCTCACCCTCGGCGTCAAGGCGCTCGCCGGACCGGTCCGAGACGACGACTCCACCCTGCACGACATCACCGGCTGGCTCGGCACCACCGTCTCCGGGACCTTCCTGTACGTGATCGCGATCATCAACCTGGTGGTCATGGTGGGGATCTGGAAGGTGTTCCGCGAGATGCGCTCGGGCACCTTCGACGAGGCCGCCCTGGAGGAGCGGCTGAACAGCCGCGGCCTCATGAACCGGCTCCTGGGACGGCTGATGAGGTCGATCACCGAGCCCTGGCAGATGTTCCCGCTGGGCCTGCTGTTCGGCCTCGGCTTCGACACGGCGACCGAGGTGGCGCTGCTGGTCCTGGCCGGTTCGGGCGCCGCCTCCGGGCTGCCCTGGTACGCGATCCTGTGCCTGCCGATCCTGTTCGCCACCGGGATGTCGCTGCTGGACACGATCGACGGCTCGTTCATGAACTTCGCCTACGGCTGGGCGTTCTCCGAGCCGGTCCGCAAGGTCTACTACAACCTGACCATCACCGGCCTGTCGGTGGCCGTCGCCCTCCTCATCGGCACGGTCGAACTGCTCGGTCTCGTCGCCGAGAAGGCCCATCTCCACGGCACGTTCTGGGACTGGGTCGCCGGCCTCGACCTCAATGTCATCGGCTATGTCGTCGTCGGCCTGTTCGTCGTCACCTGGGCCGTCGCCCTGCTGGTGTGGCGGTTCGGACGGATCGAGGAGAAGTGGACGACGGGCTGA
- a CDS encoding energy-coupling factor ABC transporter permease — MHIAEGFLPPAHAIAWGVASAPFVVHGVRALTREVKEHPESTLLLGASGAFTFVLSALKLPSVTGSCSHPTGTGLGAILFRPPIMAVLGTITLLFQALLLAHGGLTTLGANVFSMAIVGPWAGYGIYRLLRRFDVPLMVTVFFGAFVADLVTYCVTSVQLALAFPDPSSGFLGALGKFGSIFAVTQIPLAVSEGLLTVLVMRLLVQSSKGELTRLGVLLTGKRDRSETEIEAVAR; from the coding sequence ATGCACATAGCCGAGGGTTTCCTTCCTCCGGCGCACGCGATCGCCTGGGGCGTCGCGTCCGCGCCATTCGTCGTCCACGGAGTCAGGGCACTCACCCGTGAGGTCAAGGAGCACCCCGAGAGCACACTGCTGCTCGGTGCCTCGGGTGCCTTCACCTTCGTCCTGTCCGCCCTGAAGCTGCCGTCGGTCACCGGGAGTTGCTCCCACCCCACCGGCACCGGTCTGGGCGCCATCCTTTTCCGGCCACCGATCATGGCGGTCCTGGGCACCATCACCCTGCTCTTCCAGGCGCTGCTGCTCGCGCACGGCGGTCTCACCACGCTCGGCGCCAACGTCTTCTCGATGGCGATCGTCGGGCCCTGGGCGGGCTATGGCATCTACCGGCTGCTGCGGCGGTTCGACGTGCCGCTGATGGTCACGGTGTTCTTCGGCGCGTTCGTCGCCGACCTGGTCACCTACTGCGTCACCAGCGTGCAGCTGGCGCTCGCGTTCCCCGACCCGAGCAGCGGTTTCCTGGGCGCGCTCGGCAAGTTCGGCTCCATCTTCGCCGTCACCCAGATCCCGCTCGCCGTGAGCGAGGGCCTGCTCACGGTGCTGGTCATGCGTCTGCTGGTGCAGTCGAGCAAGGGTGAACTGACCCGGCTCGGCGTGCTCCTGACCGGCAAACGCGACCGCTCCGAGACCGAGATCGAGGCGGTGGCCCGATGA
- a CDS encoding energy-coupling factor ABC transporter substrate-binding protein — MTKNTKINVLLLLVVAALAVLPLALGLGDHKEEPFAGADAEAETAITEIQPDYEPWFSPLYEPPSGEIESALFALQAALGAGVLAYYFGIHRGRRQGEARALARPDGTGGTGAAGEAAADPVGATAAPASKVASGDDSSSGGAGESPAGRV; from the coding sequence ATGACCAAGAACACGAAGATCAACGTCCTGCTGCTGCTCGTCGTGGCCGCGCTCGCCGTGCTGCCGCTGGCCCTCGGCCTCGGCGACCACAAGGAGGAGCCCTTCGCGGGCGCCGACGCCGAGGCGGAGACGGCGATCACGGAGATCCAGCCGGACTACGAGCCCTGGTTCTCCCCGCTGTACGAGCCGCCGTCCGGTGAGATCGAGTCGGCGCTGTTCGCCCTCCAGGCGGCGCTGGGCGCGGGTGTCCTCGCGTACTACTTCGGCATCCACCGGGGCCGCCGCCAGGGCGAGGCGCGGGCACTGGCCCGGCCGGACGGGACCGGGGGCACGGGAGCCGCCGGGGAGGCTGCGGCGGACCCGGTGGGCGCGACGGCCGCGCCTGCCTCGAAGGTCGCCTCCGGTGACGACAGCTCGTCCGGTGGTGCCGGGGAGTCCCCCGCCGGGCGGGTCTGA
- the cbiQ gene encoding cobalt ECF transporter T component CbiQ: protein MLPIDAAAHSSRWRRRHPVDKAVLGLGLTVLAISLPPWPGAALVLLTALVVLLGPAGVPGRRLWRAYRVPLGFCVTGALPLLVQVGGPDGFVTLADGGPVRAGELLLRTSAASLGVLLFAFTTPMSDLLPRLVKAGVPAPVVDVALVTYRMSFLLLDSVRRIREAQAARLGHTTRAATWRSLAGLGATAFVRAFDRAARLQTGLAGRGYDGTLRVLVPEARVSARFTAASVALLAAVAALTLVLDSSWKGR from the coding sequence GTGCTGCCGATCGACGCGGCGGCGCACAGCAGTCGCTGGCGCCGCCGCCATCCCGTGGACAAGGCCGTGCTCGGGCTCGGCCTCACCGTGCTGGCGATCTCCCTGCCGCCCTGGCCCGGCGCGGCCCTGGTCCTGCTGACCGCACTCGTGGTGCTGCTCGGCCCGGCCGGTGTGCCCGGCCGTCGGCTGTGGCGGGCCTACCGGGTGCCGCTGGGTTTCTGTGTGACCGGCGCGCTGCCGCTGCTCGTCCAGGTCGGCGGGCCCGACGGGTTCGTGACCCTGGCCGACGGCGGCCCGGTCCGCGCCGGGGAGCTGCTGCTGCGCACCTCGGCCGCCTCCCTCGGCGTCCTGCTGTTCGCGTTCACCACCCCCATGTCGGACCTGCTGCCGCGTCTGGTGAAGGCCGGGGTGCCCGCGCCGGTCGTGGACGTGGCTCTGGTCACGTACCGCATGAGCTTCCTCCTGCTGGACTCCGTGCGCCGGATCCGGGAGGCGCAGGCGGCCCGGCTGGGGCACACCACCCGGGCCGCGACCTGGCGTTCGCTCGCGGGGCTCGGCGCCACCGCGTTCGTCCGGGCCTTCGACCGGGCGGCCCGGCTGCAGACCGGGCTCGCCGGGCGCGGGTACGACGGCACCCTGCGCGTCCTGGTGCCCGAGGCCAGGGTCTCCGCCCGGTTCACCGCGGCCAGCGTCGCCCTGCTCGCGGCCGTCGCCGCCCTCACCCTCGTACTGGACTCGTCATGGAAAGGCCGCTGA
- a CDS encoding energy-coupling factor ABC transporter ATP-binding protein codes for MSEPVLVALRGASFAYEDGPPVLGDLDFEVAEGRALALLGRNGSGKTTLMRLLSGGLRPRTGELTVEGRAVTYDRKGLTRLRTTVQLVVQDPDDQLFAASVAQDVSFGPLNLGLSDTQVRARVDEALGALGIAALADRPTHLLSYGQRKRTAIAGAVAMRPRVLVLDEPTAGLDPDGQERLLATLDELRRSGTTVVMATHDVDLALRWADDAALLTPSGARTGPVAAMLARTDLLQQAGLRLPWGIAVAQLLRKQGLLSDEETGPRTPEELAATAQIRRP; via the coding sequence ATGAGCGAGCCCGTGCTGGTCGCCCTGCGGGGCGCGTCCTTCGCCTACGAGGACGGGCCGCCCGTGCTCGGTGATCTCGACTTCGAGGTGGCCGAGGGGCGCGCGCTCGCCCTGCTGGGCCGCAACGGCAGCGGCAAGACCACGCTGATGCGGCTGCTCAGCGGTGGACTGCGGCCCCGGACCGGCGAGTTGACGGTCGAGGGGCGGGCGGTGACGTACGACCGCAAGGGGCTGACCCGGCTGCGGACGACGGTGCAGCTGGTCGTGCAGGACCCGGACGACCAGCTGTTCGCGGCGTCCGTGGCGCAGGACGTGTCGTTCGGGCCGCTGAACCTCGGGCTGTCCGACACGCAGGTACGGGCCCGGGTGGACGAGGCGCTCGGCGCGCTCGGTATCGCGGCGCTCGCCGACCGGCCCACCCATCTGCTCTCCTACGGCCAGCGCAAGCGCACCGCCATCGCCGGCGCGGTCGCGATGCGGCCCCGGGTGCTGGTCCTCGACGAGCCGACCGCAGGACTCGACCCCGACGGACAGGAACGGCTCCTCGCCACCCTGGACGAGCTGCGGCGGTCCGGCACCACCGTGGTGATGGCCACCCATGACGTCGACCTCGCCCTGCGCTGGGCCGACGACGCGGCGCTGCTCACCCCGTCCGGCGCGCGCACGGGCCCGGTGGCCGCGATGCTCGCCCGCACCGATCTCCTCCAACAGGCCGGGCTGCGGCTGCCCTGGGGCATCGCCGTCGCCCAACTCCTGCGGAAACAAGGTCTGTTGAGCGACGAGGAGACCGGTCCGCGTACACCGGAGGAGCTGGCGGCCACCGCTCAGATCCGCAGGCCGTAG